From a single Alloactinosynnema sp. L-07 genomic region:
- a CDS encoding MFS transporter, translated as METTAGRKEWIGLAVLVLPCLLVSMDVSVLFFGLPFISADLGPSASQQLWIMDTYGFVLAGLLITMGAVGDRIGRRKLLLIGAAAFGAASVAAAYANTAEMLILARGVLGLAGATLMPSTLALVRNMFHDAAQRKTAIAVWTAGLTLGATIGPIVGGFLLDHFWWGSVFLINVPAMILLLIAGPLLLPEFRAPESGRFDLPGAGLSLVAMITLIYGIKRAAIDGVDGLALAALALGLALAVAFVHRQRTTAYPLVDISLFRNRTFSASVLISVVSMFCFIGITLYTNQYLQLVLGMRPFTAALWSLAVMPGVMIVMTVSGVLANKVKVSVLVLSGLVILTAAFVILTFVRADSPLWLILVGAGLVASGVLVTTSLLADLILTAAPPERAGTASAVSETGSELGAALGMAILGSIGAAIYHNEMAAPVASLPTDAARIARDTLGGAVSLGDPAVIQAARVAFTHGFTVTAVVGAIVVALTSVLAYRALRHVPVTAKETVTA; from the coding sequence ATGGAAACCACCGCCGGTCGTAAGGAGTGGATCGGGCTCGCCGTCCTGGTCCTGCCGTGTCTGCTGGTCTCGATGGACGTCAGCGTGCTGTTCTTCGGCCTGCCGTTCATCAGCGCCGATCTCGGGCCGAGCGCCAGTCAGCAGCTCTGGATCATGGACACCTACGGGTTCGTCCTGGCAGGCCTGCTGATCACCATGGGCGCGGTCGGCGACCGTATCGGCAGGCGAAAACTGCTGCTCATCGGCGCCGCCGCGTTCGGCGCGGCCTCCGTCGCCGCCGCGTACGCGAACACCGCCGAGATGCTGATCCTGGCCCGCGGCGTCCTCGGCCTGGCGGGCGCGACGCTGATGCCGTCCACCCTCGCCCTGGTCCGCAACATGTTCCACGACGCCGCGCAGCGCAAGACCGCCATCGCCGTCTGGACCGCGGGCCTGACCCTGGGCGCCACCATCGGCCCGATCGTCGGCGGCTTCCTGCTCGACCATTTCTGGTGGGGCTCGGTGTTCCTGATCAACGTTCCGGCCATGATCCTGCTGCTGATCGCAGGCCCCCTACTCCTCCCGGAGTTCCGCGCGCCGGAGTCCGGCCGCTTCGACCTGCCCGGCGCGGGCCTGTCGCTGGTCGCCATGATCACCCTGATCTACGGAATCAAGCGCGCCGCGATCGACGGTGTCGACGGGCTCGCACTGGCCGCCTTGGCACTGGGCTTGGCGCTGGCGGTCGCGTTCGTCCACCGGCAGCGGACCACCGCCTATCCGTTGGTCGATATCTCGTTGTTCCGCAACCGAACCTTCAGCGCGTCGGTGCTGATCAGCGTGGTCAGCATGTTCTGCTTCATCGGGATCACGCTCTATACCAATCAGTATCTGCAGTTGGTCCTCGGGATGCGGCCATTCACCGCGGCGTTGTGGTCGCTGGCGGTCATGCCGGGCGTGATGATCGTGATGACGGTGTCGGGCGTGCTGGCCAACAAGGTCAAGGTGTCGGTGCTCGTCCTGTCCGGCCTGGTGATCCTGACCGCGGCGTTCGTCATCCTGACCTTCGTCCGCGCCGACTCGCCACTGTGGCTGATCCTGGTCGGCGCAGGCCTGGTCGCCTCGGGCGTGCTGGTCACGACATCCCTGCTGGCCGACCTGATCCTCACCGCAGCCCCACCCGAACGCGCGGGCACGGCGTCGGCGGTGTCGGAAACCGGCAGCGAACTCGGCGCCGCACTAGGCATGGCCATCCTCGGCAGCATCGGCGCCGCGATCTACCACAACGAGATGGCAGCCCCCGTCGCCTCCCTACCCACCGACGCCGCCCGAATCGCCCGCGACACCCTCGGCGGCGCCGTGTCTCTAGGTGACCCGGCTGTGATCCAGGCCGCTCGGGTCGCGTTTACCCACGGCTTCACGGTGACAGCGGTCGTAGGTGCGATCGTGGTGGCGCTGACTTCGGTGCTGGCTTACCGGGCCCTGCGGCACGTGCCGGTGACGGCGAAGGAAACCGTAACCGCCTGA
- a CDS encoding cytidine deaminase, with amino-acid sequence MIDWDALREAAVKAAASAYCPYSGLSVGAAAVVDDGRIITGCNVENAAYGVGMCAEGTMAGQLHISGGGSLVAVACRSGTGELLMPCGSCRQIIFEHGGLECLVDTPSGPKPMSEVLPDAFGPDHLPG; translated from the coding sequence ATGATCGACTGGGACGCACTCCGCGAAGCGGCCGTCAAGGCCGCCGCGTCCGCCTACTGCCCCTATTCGGGGCTGTCGGTGGGCGCGGCGGCGGTGGTCGACGACGGTCGGATAATCACTGGTTGCAATGTGGAGAACGCCGCCTATGGCGTCGGCATGTGCGCCGAAGGCACCATGGCCGGGCAGCTGCATATCTCCGGGGGCGGCAGCCTTGTGGCGGTCGCGTGCCGCAGCGGGACGGGGGAGTTGCTGATGCCGTGCGGGTCGTGCCGTCAGATCATCTTCGAACACGGTGGCCTGGAGTGTCTGGTGGACACTCCGTCCGGCCCGAAGCCGATGTCGGAGGTTCTTCCGGACGCGTTCGGCCCGGATCACCTGCCGGGATGA
- a CDS encoding DUF397 domain-containing protein, which yields MHLDHARWRKSSRSGGAEHSSCVEVAFVPGQVGVRDSKNPDGGLLDLPEPAWHPFLRQVGRGRA from the coding sequence ATGCACCTTGATCACGCACGGTGGCGGAAGTCCAGCAGAAGCGGCGGCGCCGAACACTCGTCGTGTGTCGAGGTTGCGTTCGTGCCCGGTCAGGTGGGTGTCCGGGACTCCAAGAATCCTGATGGCGGTCTGCTCGACCTCCCCGAACCGGCCTGGCATCCGTTCCTTCGCCAGGTCGGCCGTGGGCGGGCCTGA
- a CDS encoding ABC transporter permease → MSAGGLTVGMQTAPAKRGRKFSPMVYLIAVVVGLLVLSLVRVLAGATDLTSAGTVQAAITAAVPIAMAALAGLWSERSGVINIGLEGMMVLGTFGAGYAGYQWGPWAGVAFGLLLGIFGGLLHAIATVTFGVDHIISGVAVNLLAPAAALFLSKLYFANAPGGGQKQSPRVEDAAKVSVPGLADVLGDLEAKRWFFLSDLAGILRGLLTEVSLLSIFAALLIIGTVYVLWRTPFGLRLRSCGEAPIAAESLGVNVYKYKYYAVVGSGAFAGLGGAFLAISSGQFRDGQTGGRGFIGLAAMIFGNWRPAGLATGAGLFGYTDALALRGSTAVHALLLLLGIALIVVAVIQYRNGHNVLSGVAAAIGVLFGWWYFSSDEVPPELVGAAPYVVTLLVLALASQRLRIPRAVGEVYRRGEGK, encoded by the coding sequence ATGAGCGCCGGGGGTCTCACGGTAGGGATGCAGACGGCGCCCGCCAAGCGCGGACGCAAGTTCTCGCCGATGGTCTACCTGATCGCGGTGGTCGTCGGACTGCTCGTGTTGTCGCTGGTCCGCGTGCTGGCCGGAGCGACCGATCTGACGTCGGCGGGCACGGTCCAGGCCGCGATCACCGCCGCCGTCCCGATCGCGATGGCCGCGCTGGCCGGGCTCTGGTCGGAACGTTCTGGCGTGATCAACATCGGCCTCGAAGGCATGATGGTCCTGGGCACCTTCGGCGCCGGATACGCGGGCTACCAGTGGGGTCCGTGGGCCGGTGTCGCGTTCGGACTCCTGCTCGGCATCTTCGGCGGCCTGCTGCACGCCATCGCGACGGTGACCTTCGGAGTCGACCACATCATCTCCGGTGTCGCGGTCAACCTGTTGGCACCTGCCGCCGCGCTGTTCCTGTCCAAGCTCTACTTCGCCAACGCCCCCGGCGGCGGCCAGAAGCAGTCGCCCCGCGTCGAGGACGCAGCCAAGGTCTCGGTCCCCGGCCTCGCGGATGTACTGGGCGACTTGGAGGCCAAACGCTGGTTCTTCCTGTCCGACCTGGCCGGAATCCTGCGCGGGCTGCTGACCGAGGTGTCGCTGCTGTCCATCTTCGCCGCGCTGCTGATCATCGGCACGGTGTACGTCCTGTGGCGCACCCCGTTCGGCCTGCGCCTGCGGTCCTGCGGCGAAGCCCCGATCGCGGCCGAGTCGCTGGGCGTCAACGTCTACAAATACAAGTACTACGCGGTCGTCGGCTCCGGCGCCTTCGCGGGTCTGGGCGGCGCGTTCCTCGCCATCAGCTCGGGCCAGTTCCGCGACGGACAGACCGGTGGCCGAGGCTTCATCGGCCTCGCCGCGATGATCTTCGGCAACTGGCGGCCCGCGGGCTTGGCCACAGGCGCGGGCCTCTTCGGCTACACCGACGCGTTGGCGTTGCGGGGTTCCACCGCCGTGCACGCGCTCCTGTTGTTGCTGGGCATCGCGCTGATCGTGGTCGCCGTCATCCAGTACCGCAACGGCCACAATGTCTTGTCAGGGGTCGCCGCCGCGATCGGTGTCCTGTTCGGCTGGTGGTACTTCAGCAGCGACGAGGTCCCACCCGAACTGGTCGGCGCCGCGCCATACGTGGTGACACTGCTGGTGCTCGCCTTGGCATCACAGCGATTGCGCATACCGCGAGCGGTCGGCGAGGTCTACCGACGAGGCGAGGGCAAATGA
- a CDS encoding ABC transporter permease has protein sequence MNRLTPRAILLGLAAPLGALIFATGLCAVILLVTSHSPVDTVDAMSTAAQRPRTLVNSLNTATTYYLAAVAVAVGFKMKLFNIGVDGQYRLAAMLSATLAGAAFMEGIPSFIRVTMTIVAAMLVGAAWSGLAALLKVTRGVSEVISTIMLNAIATYLVSYLLNPARLAENVPGSNNISTRPIDAGGQVTGITVEGSSSKIFGLVFLALVVGFLYWFVLSRTRFGFELKATGLSESAAVASGVSVKKMVVYSMLISGAVAGLVGMPQLLGSSYSYALDFPAGIGFTGIAVALLGRNHPIGMAVAALLWGFLDNTANSLDVAGIPREIVLIMQGVIVLSVVIAYELVRRYRVAAEQREVGRALGRTKTLEEVSA, from the coding sequence ATGAACAGGCTGACCCCCCGTGCGATCCTGCTGGGCCTGGCGGCCCCGCTAGGCGCGTTGATCTTCGCGACGGGCCTCTGCGCGGTGATCTTGCTGGTCACCTCGCACTCGCCGGTCGACACGGTCGACGCCATGTCGACCGCCGCCCAGCGCCCCCGGACCCTGGTCAACTCCCTCAACACGGCGACGACGTACTACCTGGCCGCCGTCGCGGTCGCCGTCGGCTTCAAGATGAAGCTGTTCAACATCGGTGTCGACGGCCAGTACCGCCTCGCGGCGATGCTGTCGGCGACGCTGGCGGGCGCGGCGTTCATGGAGGGCATTCCGTCCTTCATTCGCGTCACCATGACGATCGTCGCGGCGATGCTGGTCGGTGCCGCCTGGTCCGGGCTGGCCGCGCTGCTCAAGGTCACGCGCGGGGTCAGCGAGGTCATCTCGACGATCATGCTCAACGCCATCGCCACGTACCTGGTGTCCTACCTGCTCAACCCCGCCCGCCTGGCCGAGAACGTGCCGGGCAGCAACAACATCAGCACCCGCCCGATCGACGCGGGCGGCCAGGTCACCGGCATCACCGTCGAGGGCTCGTCCTCGAAGATCTTCGGCCTGGTGTTCCTGGCGCTGGTGGTCGGATTCCTCTACTGGTTCGTGCTCTCCCGCACCCGGTTCGGCTTCGAGCTGAAGGCGACCGGCCTGTCGGAGTCGGCGGCGGTGGCCAGCGGAGTGAGCGTGAAGAAGATGGTCGTCTACTCGATGCTCATCTCCGGTGCGGTCGCGGGCCTGGTCGGCATGCCGCAGCTGCTCGGCTCGTCGTACTCCTACGCGCTGGACTTCCCGGCGGGCATCGGGTTCACCGGCATCGCCGTGGCCCTGCTCGGCCGGAACCATCCGATCGGCATGGCGGTCGCGGCGCTGCTCTGGGGCTTCCTGGACAACACCGCGAACTCGCTGGACGTCGCGGGCATCCCGCGCGAGATCGTGCTGATCATGCAGGGTGTGATCGTGCTTTCGGTGGTCATCGCCTACGAGCTGGTCCGCCGGTACCGAGTGGCGGCCGAGCAGCGTGAAGTCGGCCGTGCCCTCGGCCGCACCAAGACCCTGGAAGAGGTGTCGGCATGA
- a CDS encoding helix-turn-helix transcriptional regulator: MAEFLAWLETVAMTTNSARMRGLAAELQDLRKAAGLTLRDVSERIGFSLAKISRLENGIRDVSVEDTATLLGVYSVKGAKRERLLDLARNLHQPHWPATGRGNLHPHLATLIAFEAMALRIIQAEMLLVPGLLQTVDYMRTVMMVHGASADRIKVLVDARLRRQDILVQARAPHYLAVIDEAAIRRPTGSAELMVAQLEHLCRMAELPNIDIHLLPFDRGHHVGLTGGFGILHFAKTAPVVHIDHENSAMFLHESEDVSLFQASIAGMLKAGLTSAESVKFLRRYQARYSRE, encoded by the coding sequence GTGGCCGAATTCCTTGCCTGGCTGGAAACTGTAGCCATGACGACGAACTCGGCCCGCATGCGCGGACTGGCAGCCGAACTCCAAGACCTGCGCAAGGCCGCGGGTCTGACATTGCGGGACGTCAGCGAACGGATCGGTTTCTCCCTGGCGAAGATCAGCCGCCTGGAGAATGGAATCAGGGATGTGAGTGTTGAGGACACCGCAACTTTGCTGGGCGTCTATTCGGTGAAGGGTGCCAAGCGAGAACGATTGCTGGATCTCGCCAGAAATCTCCACCAACCGCACTGGCCTGCCACCGGGCGCGGGAACCTGCACCCCCATCTCGCCACTCTCATCGCCTTCGAGGCTATGGCTCTTCGGATCATCCAAGCCGAGATGCTCCTGGTCCCGGGCCTGCTGCAGACCGTCGACTACATGCGCACCGTCATGATGGTGCATGGCGCTTCCGCCGATCGGATCAAGGTACTGGTCGATGCCCGGCTGCGGCGCCAAGATATCCTGGTTCAGGCGAGGGCCCCGCACTATCTAGCCGTCATCGACGAGGCGGCTATTCGCAGACCGACCGGAAGCGCGGAGTTGATGGTCGCGCAACTGGAACACCTGTGTCGAATGGCGGAGCTGCCGAATATCGACATCCACCTGCTGCCATTCGATCGCGGCCACCATGTCGGCCTCACCGGCGGATTTGGGATCCTGCACTTCGCTAAGACGGCCCCGGTGGTCCACATCGACCACGAGAATTCGGCCATGTTCCTGCACGAGTCGGAAGACGTGAGCCTGTTCCAGGCGTCCATCGCCGGTATGCTGAAGGCAGGACTCACGTCAGCCGAATCGGTGAAGTTCCTGCGGCGGTACCAAGCCCGATATAGCCGGGAGTGA
- a CDS encoding TetR/AcrR family transcriptional regulator translates to MTSTGLPESVEAAWGLRERPNRGPKRGLTLEGIVAAAIAVADRDGLDALSMSRVAAELGSSAMSLYRYISAKDELLTLMIDAAYHPAPDPIEGAWRESLTKWAWAELEAVRAHPWVLRVPISGPPLMPNQLLWLESGLRALAHTPLGPADKMSAILLVTGYVRTTATLAADIGTEHDPEVMPIYSAMLRRLINPQTYPELTGILNSGIFDHDDPIDDEFIFGLDRILDGIDALIKQR, encoded by the coding sequence ATGACCAGCACTGGACTGCCCGAGAGCGTCGAGGCGGCATGGGGGCTCCGCGAGCGGCCCAACCGCGGGCCGAAACGTGGTCTGACCTTGGAGGGGATCGTCGCCGCCGCGATCGCGGTCGCCGACCGGGACGGCCTGGACGCGCTCTCGATGAGCCGGGTCGCAGCCGAGTTGGGGTCGAGCGCGATGTCGCTCTACCGCTACATCTCGGCCAAGGACGAGCTGCTCACCCTCATGATCGACGCCGCCTACCACCCGGCGCCGGACCCGATCGAGGGTGCGTGGCGGGAGAGCCTGACCAAGTGGGCGTGGGCGGAACTGGAGGCCGTACGCGCCCACCCGTGGGTGCTGCGGGTGCCGATCAGCGGGCCGCCGCTGATGCCGAACCAGCTGCTATGGCTGGAAAGCGGGCTGCGCGCGCTCGCGCACACGCCGCTGGGCCCGGCGGACAAGATGTCGGCGATCCTGCTGGTCACCGGCTACGTCCGGACCACGGCCACCCTCGCCGCCGACATCGGCACGGAGCACGACCCCGAGGTCATGCCCATCTATTCGGCGATGCTGCGGCGGCTGATCAACCCGCAGACCTACCCAGAGCTGACCGGCATCCTGAACTCCGGCATCTTCGACCACGACGACCCGATCGACGACGAGTTCATCTTCGGCCTCGACCGCATCCTCGACGGCATCGACGCACTGATCAAACAGCGTTAG
- a CDS encoding ABC transporter ATP-binding protein: protein MSTEPPRAAGSDPAPTVELSGITKRFPGVIANSDVNIAVRAGTVHALVGENGAGKSTLMKILYGMQRPDEGTIAVDGHPVVFTSPADAIRAGIGMVHQHFMLADNLTVLENVVLGGEPRSGIGLDFGAARNRIREISDNYGLNIDPDDLVDDLGVGQRQRVEILKVLYRGARTLILDEPTAVLVPQEVDELFGNLRELKAEGLTILFISHKLDEVLSVADEITVMRRGTTVASVLPKDVTARKLAELMVGSALPVPELRESTVTDRPVLEARGLTVTSADGRRVLDDVSFTIHAGEVLGIAGVEGNGQAELVEALMGIRPLASGSVHLAGADISKTSTKDRREAGMGYIPEDRHRQGVLLEATLWENRILGHQTRGPSVRGPLLDRAGARADTRRIVEEYDVRTPSIEVHASALSGGNQQKLIVGREMSGSPVVLIASHPTRGVDVGAQAAIWDHVRNARANQLAVLLISADLEELIGMSDTVTVILRGRLAGRYDPATVTPQELGSAMTGAGSED, encoded by the coding sequence GTGTCAACGGAGCCACCGCGGGCGGCGGGCAGCGATCCTGCCCCTACCGTCGAGCTGAGCGGGATCACCAAGCGGTTTCCCGGCGTGATCGCCAACTCCGACGTCAACATCGCGGTCCGGGCGGGCACTGTGCACGCCCTGGTCGGCGAGAACGGCGCCGGGAAGTCCACCCTGATGAAGATCCTCTACGGGATGCAGCGTCCCGATGAGGGCACCATCGCGGTCGACGGTCACCCGGTCGTGTTCACCTCGCCCGCCGACGCCATCAGGGCGGGTATCGGCATGGTCCACCAGCACTTCATGCTGGCCGACAACCTGACCGTGCTGGAGAACGTCGTCCTCGGCGGCGAGCCCCGGTCGGGCATCGGTTTGGACTTCGGCGCCGCGCGGAACCGCATCCGCGAGATCTCCGACAACTACGGCCTGAACATCGACCCCGACGACCTCGTCGACGACCTCGGCGTCGGCCAGCGGCAGCGGGTGGAGATCCTCAAGGTTCTCTACCGCGGCGCCCGGACGCTGATCCTGGACGAGCCGACCGCCGTGCTGGTCCCGCAGGAGGTCGATGAGCTGTTCGGCAACCTGCGCGAACTCAAGGCCGAGGGCCTGACCATCCTCTTCATCTCGCACAAGCTGGACGAGGTGCTGTCGGTCGCCGACGAGATCACCGTCATGCGCCGGGGGACCACGGTGGCCAGCGTGCTGCCCAAGGACGTCACCGCGCGCAAGCTGGCCGAGCTGATGGTCGGCAGCGCTCTCCCGGTCCCCGAGCTGCGTGAGTCCACGGTCACCGACCGCCCGGTCCTTGAGGCCCGCGGCCTGACCGTGACCAGCGCCGACGGCCGCCGCGTGCTCGATGACGTGTCGTTCACCATCCACGCCGGCGAGGTCCTGGGCATCGCGGGCGTCGAGGGCAACGGCCAGGCCGAACTGGTCGAGGCGCTGATGGGCATCCGTCCGCTCGCGTCGGGCTCGGTTCACCTGGCGGGCGCCGACATCAGCAAGACCTCGACCAAGGACCGCCGCGAGGCGGGCATGGGCTACATCCCCGAGGACCGGCACCGTCAGGGCGTGCTGCTGGAGGCGACCCTCTGGGAGAACCGCATCCTCGGCCACCAGACCCGCGGCCCCAGCGTCCGCGGTCCGCTGCTCGACCGTGCGGGCGCCCGAGCCGACACGCGCCGCATCGTCGAGGAGTACGACGTGCGCACCCCGAGCATCGAGGTCCACGCCTCGGCCCTGTCGGGTGGCAACCAGCAGAAACTCATCGTCGGCCGCGAGATGAGCGGGTCCCCGGTGGTGCTGATCGCCTCCCACCCGACCCGCGGCGTCGACGTCGGCGCGCAGGCCGCGATCTGGGACCACGTGCGCAACGCCAGGGCCAACCAGCTCGCGGTGCTGCTGATCTCGGCGGACCTGGAGGAGCTGATCGGCATGTCCGACACGGTGACGGTCATTCTGCGCGGCAGGCTCGCGGGCCGGTACGACCCGGCGACGGTCACCCCACAGGAACTCGGCTCGGCGATGACCGGCGCGGGGAGTGAGGACTGA
- a CDS encoding YbaB/EbfC family nucleoid-associated protein, with amino-acid sequence MTEREPVRRSTKQLIEDGRARQEALAGIDTVLQSVRGTAYDNHQSIRVTVDGRGKLIELWLRPDAVRWGADQLGRLIVMVAQAAMDQATQAGYNKLAPILGDTMTYAIELISGRSAPARQPNAGGITAEEFQRGRDERLRSSADRSQREPVEDDGFDPDDPLSFDLSSLRSDR; translated from the coding sequence ATGACCGAACGCGAGCCGGTCCGCCGGTCCACCAAGCAGCTCATCGAGGACGGCCGCGCGCGTCAGGAAGCGCTGGCGGGCATCGACACCGTGCTGCAGAGCGTGCGCGGCACCGCCTACGACAACCACCAGAGCATCCGGGTCACCGTCGACGGCCGCGGCAAGCTGATCGAGCTGTGGCTGCGCCCCGACGCGGTCCGCTGGGGTGCCGACCAACTCGGCAGGCTCATCGTGATGGTGGCCCAAGCCGCCATGGACCAGGCCACCCAAGCCGGCTACAACAAGCTCGCCCCGATCCTGGGCGACACTATGACCTACGCCATAGAGTTGATCTCTGGCCGGTCGGCTCCGGCCAGACAGCCCAACGCGGGCGGCATAACGGCCGAGGAGTTCCAGCGCGGGCGCGATGAACGGTTGCGTTCGAGCGCCGACCGGTCACAGCGCGAACCCGTCGAGGATGACGGCTTCGACCCCGACGATCCGCTGTCGTTCGACCTGTCCTCCCTACGTTCGGACCGGTGA
- a CDS encoding thymidine phosphorylase, with product MERFSAVDVIRAKRDGARLTDDQIDWVIDAYTRGVVADEQMSALAMAVFLNGMDTDETARWTAAMVDSGETLTLHSDRPTVDKHSTGGVGDKITLPLAPLVAACGAAVPQLSGRGLGHTGGTLDKLEAIPGWRARLTTEEILAQLADVGAVVCAATEGLAPADRKLYALRDVTATVESIPLIASSIMSKKIAEGADALVLDVKCGSGAFMKTATDARALAEALVGIGVARGLRISALITDMSVPLGRAVGNAVEVAESVDVLRGGGPADVVELTVALAREMLDLAGLSDVDPAAVLASGAAYDVWARMIRAQGGDPEAALPEPKHVHIVEAPADGVVTRLDAYAVGVAAWRLGAGRARKEDQVQAAAGILCHAKPGESVRAGDPLLELRTDTPAAVPSALAALTGAYEIGDSAPAATSLVLATVRG from the coding sequence GTGGAGCGGTTCAGTGCGGTCGACGTGATCCGGGCGAAGCGGGACGGCGCTCGGCTCACCGATGACCAGATCGACTGGGTGATCGACGCCTACACGCGCGGCGTCGTGGCTGATGAGCAGATGTCCGCGCTGGCCATGGCCGTGTTCCTCAACGGTATGGACACCGACGAGACTGCCCGTTGGACCGCCGCCATGGTCGACTCCGGCGAGACCCTCACCCTCCACAGCGACCGCCCGACCGTCGACAAGCACTCGACCGGCGGGGTCGGCGACAAGATCACCCTCCCGCTCGCCCCGCTGGTGGCGGCCTGCGGCGCCGCCGTCCCGCAGCTCTCCGGTCGGGGCCTCGGACACACCGGCGGCACGCTCGACAAGCTCGAAGCAATCCCCGGCTGGCGGGCCCGCCTCACCACCGAGGAGATCCTGGCCCAACTCGCCGACGTCGGCGCCGTGGTCTGCGCGGCCACCGAGGGCCTGGCCCCGGCCGACCGCAAGCTCTACGCGCTGCGCGACGTCACCGCGACGGTCGAGTCGATCCCGCTCATCGCCAGCTCGATCATGAGCAAGAAGATCGCCGAGGGCGCCGACGCGCTGGTCCTCGACGTCAAGTGCGGCTCCGGTGCGTTCATGAAGACCGCCACCGACGCTCGCGCGTTGGCCGAGGCGCTGGTCGGCATCGGCGTGGCCCGCGGGTTGAGGATCTCGGCGCTGATCACCGACATGTCCGTGCCACTCGGCCGGGCGGTCGGCAACGCGGTCGAGGTCGCCGAGTCGGTCGACGTGCTGCGCGGCGGCGGCCCCGCCGACGTGGTCGAACTGACCGTCGCGCTGGCCAGGGAGATGCTCGACCTCGCCGGACTGTCCGATGTGGACCCGGCGGCCGTATTGGCCTCGGGCGCGGCCTACGACGTCTGGGCCCGCATGATCCGCGCGCAGGGCGGCGACCCGGAAGCCGCGCTGCCCGAACCCAAGCACGTCCACATCGTCGAGGCGCCCGCCGACGGCGTGGTCACCCGGCTGGACGCCTACGCGGTCGGCGTCGCGGCCTGGCGGCTCGGTGCCGGTCGGGCGCGCAAGGAGGACCAGGTCCAGGCCGCGGCGGGCATCCTCTGCCACGCCAAGCCCGGGGAGTCCGTGCGGGCCGGTGATCCGCTGCTGGAACTGCGCACTGACACCCCCGCCGCCGTTCCCAGCGCGCTCGCGGCGCTCACTGGTGCCTACGAGATCGGCGACTCGGCCCCGGCGGCGACTTCGCTCGTGCTGGCGACGGTTCGTGGCTAA
- a CDS encoding adenosine deaminase produces MSNPSSAPVTPEAILTAPKVLLHDHLDGGLRPATVIDLAEAGGYKSLPTTDAGELGAWFRDAADSGSLVRYLETFAHTCGVMQNEAALVRVAAECAEDLAADGVVYAEVRYAPELFCERGLELDAIVEAVEAGFREGERRAAAAGRPIRIGTLLCAMRQNARSLEIAELAVRYRDAGVVGFDIAGPEAGFPPTRNLDAFEYLRQQNAHFTIHAGEAFGLPSIWEALQHCGAERLGHGVRIIDDIEVRDDGSVHLGRLAAYVRDRRIPLEMCPSSNLQTGAAPSIAEHPIGLLTQLRFRVTVNTDNRLMSGCSMSSEMAALVEAFGYGWADLQWFTINAMKSAFIGFEERLAIINDVIKPGYAKLLGM; encoded by the coding sequence ATGTCGAATCCGTCCTCGGCACCGGTCACCCCGGAAGCCATCCTCACCGCGCCCAAGGTCCTGCTGCACGACCACCTCGACGGTGGTCTGCGCCCAGCGACCGTCATTGATCTTGCCGAGGCGGGTGGGTACAAATCCCTGCCCACGACCGATGCGGGCGAACTCGGCGCCTGGTTCCGCGACGCGGCCGATTCCGGGTCGCTGGTGCGGTATCTGGAGACCTTCGCGCACACCTGTGGGGTGATGCAGAACGAGGCGGCGCTGGTTCGCGTGGCGGCCGAGTGTGCCGAGGATCTCGCCGCGGACGGTGTCGTCTACGCCGAGGTCCGGTACGCGCCGGAGCTGTTCTGCGAGCGCGGCCTCGAACTCGACGCGATCGTCGAGGCGGTCGAGGCGGGCTTCCGCGAGGGCGAGCGCCGGGCCGCCGCGGCGGGCAGGCCGATCCGGATCGGCACCCTGCTGTGCGCGATGCGCCAGAACGCGCGCTCGCTGGAGATCGCCGAACTCGCGGTGCGCTACCGCGACGCGGGTGTGGTCGGGTTCGACATCGCGGGCCCGGAGGCCGGTTTCCCGCCCACCCGAAACCTGGACGCCTTCGAGTACCTGCGCCAGCAGAACGCGCACTTCACCATCCACGCGGGCGAGGCGTTCGGGCTGCCGTCGATCTGGGAGGCGTTGCAGCACTGCGGTGCCGAGCGGCTCGGGCACGGGGTGCGGATCATCGACGACATCGAGGTGCGCGACGACGGCTCCGTCCACTTGGGACGGCTGGCGGCGTATGTCAGGGACCGGCGGATCCCGCTGGAGATGTGCCCGTCGTCGAACCTGCAGACCGGCGCCGCGCCGTCGATCGCCGAGCACCCGATCGGGCTGCTGACCCAGTTGCGCTTCCGGGTCACGGTCAACACCGACAACCGGCTGATGAGCGGCTGCTCGATGTCGAGCGAGATGGCGGCGCTGGTGGAGGCGTTCGGCTACGGCTGGGCGGACCTGCAGTGGTTCACCATCAACGCGATGAAGTCGGCGTTCATCGGGTTCGAGGAGCGGCTGGCGATCATCAACGACGTGATCAAGCCGGGGTACGCGAAGCTCCTGGGCATGTGA